The genomic segment CTGGCCGCGCTGCATGTCCTGGCCGCCCTCGGTGAGCAGGACCGGCCGCTGTCCGAGCTGACCGCGGACTACCAGCGCTACGAGTCGTCCGGTGAGATCAATTTCAAGGTGGCCGACGCCGCTCAGTGCGTCGACGCCGTGCTGAAGTCGTTCGGCAGCCGGATCCACTCCATCGACCACGTGGACGGGGTGACGGTGGACTTGGGCGACGGCAGCTGGTTCAACCTGCGCACCTCCAACACCGAACCATTGCTGCGGCTGAATGCCGAGGGCCGCACCACCGAGGACGTCGACGCGATGGTCGCCGAGATCAGCGCCGAAATCGCCGGCCAGGTGCAGCGCAGTGAGGGTGTGCCGTGAACGCCACCCGGGCGATCGATCTCGAGGACACCGACGGCCTGATCGCCGCCGACCGGCAGGGCCTGTTGCGGTCCGCCTCGTCGGCCGGCGCGCAGGTGCGCGCCATTGCCGCCGCGGTCGAGGAAGGTGAGCTGGATTCGCTGCGCACCGGCGACCGCCCACGCAGCGTGATCTGGGTAGCCGGGCGGGGCACCGCCGAGACGGCCGGAGCGATGCTGGCCGCGACGCAGGGCGGCGCGGCGTCCGCGCCGATCGCGATCGTCGGCGAGGCCCCGCCGTGGATCGGCCCACTCGACGTGCTGATCGTCGCCGGCGACGACCCCGGCGACCCGGCCCTCGTCGGGGCCGCCGCGACCGGGGTGCGCCGCGGTGCGCGGGTCGCCATCGTCGCTCCGTACGAAGGTCCGCTACGCGACTCCACCGCCGGCCGCGCCGCGGCGCTGGTGCCGCGGCTGTGGTTTCCCGACGAGTTCGGCCTGTGTCGGTACCTGGCCGCCGGCTTGGCGACGCTGCAAACGGTGGATCCCCGGCTGGACATCGACCTGCCGGCGCTCGCCGAC from the Mycobacterium lentiflavum genome contains:
- a CDS encoding TobH protein, producing the protein MNATRAIDLEDTDGLIAADRQGLLRSASSAGAQVRAIAAAVEEGELDSLRTGDRPRSVIWVAGRGTAETAGAMLAATQGGAASAPIAIVGEAPPWIGPLDVLIVAGDDPGDPALVGAAATGVRRGARVAIVAPYEGPLRDSTAGRAAALVPRLWFPDEFGLCRYLAAGLATLQTVDPRLDIDLPALADELDAEALRNSASRDLFTNPAKTIAARLSHHPVALAGDCAGTLALARHGSSQLLRIAHQVVAATGLADAVVALREPVHFGDDPTPVDALFHDEQIDGPLPERMRVLAFTLAGDRTVVAARVAGLDEVYLIAAHDVPEAPGGVGGSGGLVGAVAPGGATRPEHQLAVLAVRLEMAAVYLRLVRG